Proteins encoded by one window of Candidatus Odinarchaeum yellowstonii:
- a CDS encoding hydroxyacid dehydrogenase: MSRLKILVNDEIDNEAIDLLRSKGFQVDVKEYSQQDLVKNISSYEVLIVRSRSKVDRDVIEAGKDLKIIARAGVGLDNIDVEAAKQRNIIVLNAPEAPSIAVCELVFGLMLSIARQICLASNRLKSGEWIKKQLSGFELYGKNLAIIGYGNIGRQVGLRAKAFGMNVHVYDVAEQSLMKAKEEGFNVYGPDRINLTDMLKKADIITVHVPLLPATKKLIGEREFEYMKTGVVIINTSRGGVIDEQALLTNLNNGKVAGAGLDVYEIEPPVAGVSKNLVEHPKTVCTPHIGASTMESQRKAGMIIAEKIISILKP; encoded by the coding sequence ATGAGTAGATTAAAAATTCTAGTCAATGATGAAATAGATAATGAAGCTATAGATCTTTTAAGATCTAAAGGTTTTCAAGTAGATGTTAAAGAATATTCGCAGCAAGATCTTGTCAAAAACATTTCTAGTTACGAGGTTCTGATAGTGAGAAGCCGCAGTAAAGTTGATAGAGACGTGATTGAAGCCGGTAAAGATTTGAAGATAATCGCGCGCGCGGGTGTTGGCTTAGATAACATAGATGTTGAAGCGGCTAAACAAAGAAACATCATTGTTTTAAACGCTCCGGAAGCACCCTCTATAGCGGTTTGTGAACTTGTCTTCGGTTTAATGCTGTCTATAGCTAGACAGATATGTTTAGCTTCTAATAGGCTTAAATCAGGAGAGTGGATTAAAAAACAGCTTTCAGGATTCGAATTATACGGTAAAAATCTAGCCATTATCGGGTACGGTAATATAGGTAGGCAAGTCGGTTTAAGGGCTAAAGCGTTTGGCATGAACGTTCACGTTTATGATGTAGCTGAACAATCGCTTATGAAAGCTAAAGAAGAGGGTTTTAACGTATACGGGCCTGATAGAATCAATCTAACAGATATGTTGAAGAAAGCTGATATTATAACAGTTCACGTCCCCCTTCTACCCGCTACAAAAAAACTTATCGGCGAACGGGAGTTTGAGTATATGAAGACAGGCGTAGTGATAATCAATACTTCAAGAGGAGGGGTTATAGATGAGCAGGCGCTTTTAACCAACTTGAATAATGGTAAAGTAGCTGGAGCAGGCTTAGACGTTTATGAGATAGAGCCCCCAGTCGCAGGGGTCTCCAAAAACCTTGTAGAGCACCCTAAAACTGTTTGCACCCCCCATATAGGAGCTTCAACAATGGAATCTCAGAGGAAGGCTGGTATGATAATCGCTGAAAAAATTATTTCAATATTAAAACCTTAA
- the rrp42 gene encoding exosome complex protein Rrp42: MSEVYKIVSEIERNQIIAKIAKGKRLDGRSLDEYRPIKIETGIVSKADGSAKVELGDTKVIVGIKIELGEPFPDTPEEGVITLSAELLPMAFPTFEPGPPNFDAIELARVVDRGIRHSDIIDRRKLCIIPGKKVWILFVDIYVLDSDGNLFDASSIAAIAALKNLKIPEVKVSGEEVEIVKDSMNPIHLKGKLAAVTIAKVGDYLIVDPDSSEERIMDARITVAFNHEGKICAIQKGGESSFKYPEIQKAIELANKSSEKIFNELSKVV, encoded by the coding sequence ATGAGTGAAGTCTACAAGATAGTTTCTGAAATAGAGCGTAATCAGATAATAGCTAAAATCGCTAAAGGTAAAAGACTAGACGGCAGAAGCCTAGACGAGTATAGACCTATTAAAATTGAAACAGGCATCGTCAGCAAAGCTGATGGTTCAGCTAAAGTAGAATTAGGTGATACAAAAGTTATCGTAGGTATTAAAATAGAATTAGGGGAACCCTTCCCTGACACCCCTGAAGAAGGAGTTATCACTCTAAGCGCTGAATTACTCCCAATGGCTTTCCCAACGTTTGAACCAGGACCGCCTAACTTCGACGCTATAGAATTAGCTAGGGTAGTTGATAGAGGTATACGCCACTCGGATATAATAGATAGACGAAAACTATGCATTATCCCAGGTAAAAAAGTTTGGATTTTATTCGTGGATATATACGTGTTAGACAGTGACGGAAACTTATTCGACGCCTCCTCAATTGCAGCGATCGCCGCGCTTAAAAACCTTAAAATACCAGAGGTTAAAGTCTCAGGTGAAGAAGTAGAAATAGTCAAAGACTCTATGAATCCCATACATTTAAAAGGGAAACTTGCAGCTGTTACTATTGCTAAAGTAGGGGATTACCTCATAGTAGACCCTGACAGCAGCGAGGAACGGATAATGGATGCGAGAATAACTGTAGCCTTCAACCATGAAGGCAAAATATGCGCGATTCAAAAAGGAGGGGAGTCATCATTCAAATACCCGGAAATACAGAAAGCCATTGAATTAGCTAATAAATCCTCTGAGAAAATATTTAACGAACTATCTAAGGTGGTGTAA
- a CDS encoding 50S ribosomal protein L15e: MGGSYAYISEFWKKTNEAAFKELMRERLIAWRREPSVVRVENPTRLDRARALGYRAKQGYIIVRVKVRRGALRRERPKAGRKPRKMGFKKLTPKKNLQWIAEERAARKYPNMEVLNSYWVGQDGEHKWFEVILVDRSHPAILNDAKINWITRPPHKGRVYRGLTSAGKRARGLLNKGTGAEKVR; this comes from the coding sequence ATGGGTGGAAGCTACGCGTATATTAGCGAATTCTGGAAGAAAACCAATGAAGCCGCTTTTAAAGAGTTGATGAGAGAGCGGTTAATCGCTTGGCGGCGTGAACCGTCAGTGGTTCGTGTTGAAAACCCTACTAGACTAGACCGGGCTAGAGCTTTAGGTTATCGAGCTAAGCAGGGTTATATAATAGTTAGAGTTAAAGTTCGACGCGGAGCTCTGAGACGCGAGAGACCTAAAGCTGGTAGAAAACCGCGGAAAATGGGGTTTAAAAAACTAACCCCTAAGAAGAACCTTCAATGGATCGCTGAAGAGAGAGCGGCTAGAAAATACCCTAACATGGAGGTTTTAAACTCATACTGGGTCGGTCAAGACGGTGAACATAAGTGGTTTGAAGTAATACTAGTTGATAGAAGTCACCCCGCTATTTTAAACGATGCTAAAATAAACTGGATCACGCGGCCCCCTCATAAGGGCAGAGTTTACAGAGGTCTGACAAGCGCTGGTAAAAGAGCTCGCGGCCTTTTAAATAAAGGAACAGGAGCTGAGAAAGTAAGGTAA
- the psmA gene encoding archaeal proteasome endopeptidase complex subunit alpha, translating to MFAQPGMGYDRAITIFSPDGRLFQVEYAIEAVRRGTTAIGIKTAEGVVLAVEKRVMTLQDPGSVEKIFVIDQHVGAAIAGLTADARILINQARIEAQINRLSYDEIISIETLTKKICDLKQLYTQHAGVRPFGVSLLIAGVDADGPKLFMTDPSGAYWGYKAQAIGAGAQTVKEMLEKEYKENLTLDASIKLALKALKQVIETEFSFNKLEIAVVKTEDRLFKILEPKEVKSYVESL from the coding sequence ATGTTCGCGCAACCTGGTATGGGCTACGATAGGGCGATTACTATTTTCAGCCCTGACGGTAGATTATTTCAAGTAGAATATGCTATAGAAGCCGTTAGGCGTGGAACCACAGCTATAGGAATTAAAACAGCTGAAGGTGTTGTTTTAGCCGTTGAAAAAAGGGTTATGACTCTTCAAGATCCAGGAAGTGTTGAAAAAATATTCGTAATAGACCAGCATGTAGGAGCTGCAATAGCTGGGCTGACAGCTGACGCTCGAATTCTAATAAATCAGGCGCGTATAGAAGCCCAGATAAACCGTTTGTCATATGATGAAATCATATCTATAGAAACTCTTACTAAAAAAATATGTGATTTAAAACAGCTTTACACTCAACATGCAGGTGTAAGACCTTTCGGGGTAAGCCTTCTAATCGCCGGAGTAGACGCCGACGGGCCGAAACTGTTTATGACTGATCCAAGCGGCGCCTACTGGGGTTATAAAGCTCAAGCAATAGGGGCGGGGGCGCAAACTGTTAAAGAAATGCTCGAAAAAGAGTATAAAGAAAACTTGACTTTAGACGCCTCTATTAAACTCGCTTTGAAAGCTTTAAAACAGGTTATAGAAACGGAATTCTCTTTTAACAAACTGGAAATAGCTGTAGTGAAAACAGAGGATCGATTGTTTAAAATTTTAGAGCCTAAAGAAGTTAAATCATATGTTGAATCTCTTTAA
- a CDS encoding ribosome assembly factor SBDS, which yields MPPEMRGDKWVELGNHVIARYEKGGETFEILVEPNKAYEFRRGVKISLDEILEGFIIFEDLKHGKKASPESMERVFGTKDPLIIAEKILKEGSLQLTADQRKKMIEEKKKRIISIIAKNCVNPQTKLPHPPQRIERGIEEAKIQIDPWKNPEEQAKDIVKKLQEVMPIRMEIASFEVNIPAAFSGKAYNIVSQFGNIVKESWGADGSWNGVVEVPGGMQTVFIDALNKATKGAAMVKKKQ from the coding sequence ATGCCACCTGAGATGCGCGGTGATAAATGGGTTGAATTAGGCAACCATGTAATAGCTAGATATGAGAAAGGCGGAGAAACCTTTGAAATTCTAGTTGAACCTAATAAGGCATATGAATTTCGGAGAGGCGTAAAAATAAGTCTAGACGAAATATTAGAGGGATTCATAATATTCGAAGATTTAAAGCATGGTAAAAAAGCTTCTCCTGAAAGCATGGAACGGGTTTTTGGAACAAAAGACCCCCTTATAATCGCTGAAAAAATATTAAAAGAAGGCTCGCTTCAACTGACCGCTGACCAGAGAAAGAAAATGATAGAAGAGAAAAAGAAGAGAATCATCTCTATAATCGCTAAAAATTGCGTTAATCCTCAAACTAAACTCCCACACCCACCTCAGAGAATTGAGCGTGGAATAGAGGAGGCTAAAATCCAAATAGATCCTTGGAAAAACCCTGAAGAGCAGGCTAAAGATATAGTTAAAAAACTACAGGAAGTTATGCCTATAAGAATGGAGATAGCCTCATTTGAAGTAAACATACCGGCTGCCTTCTCAGGTAAAGCATACAATATCGTCTCACAGTTTGGTAACATAGTAAAAGAGAGCTGGGGCGCCGACGGATCCTGGAACGGGGTTGTAGAGGTGCCTGGAGGAATGCAAACCGTATTCATCGACGCTTTAAATAAGGCTACTAAAGGCGCTGCTATGGTGAAAAAGAAGCAGTAG
- a CDS encoding bifunctional oligoribonuclease/PAP phosphatase NrnA gives MNTSSYDIFNRLKNKKIIVSFHQNGDPDAVGSAVALREILKQKYNCQVNIVFDSVSKISETLLEEVKINLTELSDFKNEYDFIILVDTNNPAQLGEIGLTLVKDKVILIDHHLPHSELAEFSDTHIIKPEYPATSQIIFEISEYFNTTLSKASRFLLLAGIIYDSRYFTLINTDTFLAAYKLVRTGLDYDKLLFLLNPLKDRSEKIARLKAVKRMELYEAGEWIIAVSKLGSFEASASRAFIQLGADLAIVANISKDAVRISSRASTEFYKKTGLNLAKDLMEPIGPIIKGQGGGHSTAAGCNGTINGEDAIEKIKEILAEKLHVNLKKISVE, from the coding sequence TTGAATACAAGCTCATATGATATTTTCAACCGCCTCAAAAATAAGAAAATAATTGTCAGCTTCCACCAAAACGGTGATCCGGATGCGGTAGGCAGCGCTGTAGCTCTCAGGGAGATACTTAAACAAAAATATAACTGCCAAGTGAACATAGTCTTCGACAGCGTGAGTAAGATTAGTGAAACTCTTCTTGAAGAAGTTAAAATAAATTTAACAGAACTTTCAGATTTTAAAAACGAATACGATTTCATCATATTAGTAGACACCAACAACCCGGCTCAACTAGGCGAAATAGGGTTAACGCTAGTAAAAGATAAAGTAATTTTAATCGACCACCACTTACCTCACTCAGAGTTAGCTGAATTCAGCGACACCCATATAATTAAACCTGAATACCCAGCCACCTCACAAATTATCTTCGAAATAAGTGAATACTTCAATACAACTTTATCCAAAGCTTCCAGATTCCTACTCTTAGCCGGTATAATATATGATTCCAGATACTTCACTTTAATCAATACGGATACTTTTCTAGCCGCCTATAAACTCGTTAGAACAGGTTTAGACTACGATAAACTCTTATTTCTACTGAACCCTTTAAAAGATAGGTCTGAGAAAATAGCGAGGCTTAAAGCAGTTAAGAGAATGGAGTTATATGAAGCAGGGGAGTGGATCATCGCCGTCTCTAAACTAGGCTCATTTGAAGCCAGTGCTAGTAGAGCGTTCATCCAATTAGGAGCTGATCTAGCTATCGTAGCTAATATAAGCAAGGACGCTGTGAGAATCAGCAGTAGAGCGTCAACAGAGTTTTATAAAAAAACAGGCTTAAACTTAGCTAAAGATTTAATGGAGCCTATAGGACCTATAATCAAAGGTCAAGGAGGAGGGCATAGCACCGCCGCAGGTTGTAACGGCACCATTAACGGTGAGGATGCCATCGAAAAAATTAAAGAAATATTAGCTGAAAAACTTCACGTGAACCTTAAAAAAATATCCGTTGAGTGA
- the rrp4 gene encoding exosome complex RNA-binding protein Rrp4: MPVNFENNQIVSPGELLAEGDYLSGEGSFKEGGKVYSSILGLAVLKGKLVSVIPLQGPYHPKVGDIVIGKVLNSSPAGMRIDINSFYSAAIFPSSANETGRRGREKFTQFDVGENIIAKIISFDRTHDPILTVDEEGLGKLVGGRIVKIHPTRVPRVIGKKGSMIKLLKEELTDKIKIGQNGIIWFSTNNDLIEDILVTVLKKIEREAHTSGLTDRVKETIKKLKEEKLNVIRRKNP, encoded by the coding sequence ATGCCTGTCAACTTTGAAAATAACCAAATAGTATCCCCCGGTGAGCTTTTAGCGGAAGGAGATTACTTAAGTGGAGAGGGGAGTTTTAAAGAAGGCGGCAAAGTTTATTCCTCTATACTAGGGTTAGCTGTTTTAAAAGGTAAACTCGTCTCTGTTATACCACTTCAAGGCCCCTACCACCCTAAAGTAGGAGATATCGTTATAGGCAAAGTTTTAAACTCTTCACCGGCTGGTATGCGAATCGACATTAACTCCTTTTATTCGGCGGCTATTTTCCCCTCATCCGCGAATGAAACAGGTAGGCGAGGACGTGAAAAATTCACACAATTTGATGTAGGAGAGAATATAATAGCTAAAATAATATCTTTTGATAGAACTCATGATCCAATCCTCACAGTTGATGAGGAGGGTTTAGGAAAGTTAGTCGGAGGTCGAATAGTGAAAATCCACCCAACCAGGGTGCCACGCGTTATCGGTAAAAAAGGCTCAATGATAAAATTATTGAAAGAAGAGTTAACTGATAAAATTAAAATTGGTCAGAACGGTATCATCTGGTTTTCAACAAACAACGATTTGATTGAAGACATACTGGTCACAGTGCTTAAAAAAATAGAGAGGGAAGCGCACACCTCCGGACTAACTGATAGAGTTAAAGAAACAATTAAAAAACTTAAAGAGGAGAAGTTGAATGTTATTCGAAGAAAAAATCCCTGA
- a CDS encoding ribonuclease P, with translation MSEISSKPRKRYLVFQILYDGSLCEKDVLKIISNQLIRLFGEVGASKTHFWLHSYDEASKKGIIECRHKTVPLIRATLASIFESASQPLTIYTIGVSGTMKTAKRKYLNI, from the coding sequence GTGAGCGAAATAAGCAGTAAACCACGTAAACGTTATCTAGTCTTCCAAATATTATACGATGGAAGCCTATGTGAAAAAGACGTGTTAAAGATAATTTCTAATCAGCTTATACGATTATTCGGAGAAGTTGGGGCTAGTAAAACCCACTTCTGGCTTCACTCATATGATGAAGCCTCTAAAAAAGGGATTATAGAATGCAGACATAAAACGGTTCCACTGATCAGAGCAACACTAGCTTCGATATTCGAGTCAGCCAGTCAACCGCTCACAATTTACACTATAGGCGTATCAGGAACTATGAAAACTGCTAAAAGAAAATACTTGAATATTTAG
- a CDS encoding 50S ribosomal protein L37ae, with protein MGHTKKVGSAGRFGARYGVRIRKLVSRIEAKMRSPHKCPRCSTPKVKRIGLGIWQCKKCNHKFAGGCWLPQTEAGKISLRASSSAESEA; from the coding sequence ATGGGTCACACTAAAAAAGTCGGCTCCGCTGGCAGATTTGGCGCCAGATATGGTGTTAGAATTCGTAAACTAGTAAGCAGAATAGAGGCTAAAATGAGAAGCCCGCATAAATGCCCAAGATGCTCAACGCCTAAAGTGAAGAGAATAGGATTAGGAATATGGCAGTGTAAGAAATGCAATCATAAATTTGCAGGCGGCTGCTGGCTTCCACAAACAGAAGCTGGTAAAATCTCGTTAAGAGCATCTTCTTCAGCTGAAAGCGAAGCCTGA
- a CDS encoding RNase P subunit p30 family protein — translation MTKFYDLNIIPQNNDLDYLNRLLQHCFKLGYSGLALSSNISFNDFNIQRNKIIPRINIAANTVREVKKTLKKLAEKKTLISVYTQNNSVANWCAESGFIKIICINLENIKKLQRSTIKLACENNCFFELQLHELIYNRDYPLVKKISVLSEMLNEILNRGAGLIISSGAHTIFQLRPPRDVIALIRIFEVEEEDAKKMISDTPKRVFEEYSSL, via the coding sequence TTGACTAAATTCTATGATTTAAACATAATCCCCCAGAATAATGACCTTGACTATCTGAATAGGCTTCTCCAGCATTGTTTTAAACTAGGATACAGCGGCTTAGCGTTGTCAAGTAATATAAGCTTTAACGATTTCAACATTCAAAGAAATAAAATAATCCCTAGAATAAATATAGCCGCAAACACGGTTAGAGAAGTTAAAAAAACGCTTAAAAAATTAGCAGAGAAGAAAACGTTAATCAGCGTATACACTCAGAACAATTCTGTGGCTAATTGGTGCGCGGAAAGCGGTTTTATTAAAATAATATGCATAAACTTAGAGAATATTAAAAAACTGCAGCGCTCAACTATAAAGCTTGCCTGCGAAAATAATTGTTTTTTTGAACTCCAATTACATGAACTAATCTATAACAGGGATTACCCGCTTGTTAAAAAAATAAGCGTTCTCTCAGAGATGCTTAACGAAATCTTAAACCGTGGAGCTGGTTTAATCATCTCCTCTGGAGCACATACAATCTTTCAGCTTAGACCCCCTCGAGATGTAATCGCCTTAATTAGAATATTCGAAGTTGAAGAAGAAGATGCTAAAAAAATGATCTCAGATACTCCTAAAAGAGTGTTCGAAGAATATTCCTCCCTATAA
- the rrp41 gene encoding exosome complex exonuclease Rrp41 translates to MLFEEKIPEKLIRSDGLRLDGRKLDELRPIKFEVGILSQADGSAYVEHGRNKIIAAVYGPRELHPKHLALQDRALLRCLYRMATFSVSERKSPAPSRREAELSTIITQALQPAIFLEYYPRTSIDVYIEIIEADGGTRCASINAASLALADAGIPLRDLVAACAVGKADGQIILDLNDLEDKYGEADMPMAMLYRRGDVTLLQMDGQFTIDEFNKALELGKTGISKIYQLQKDALRNKYLSIRGEVADESEVKIEISKEVEEDE, encoded by the coding sequence ATGTTATTCGAAGAAAAAATCCCTGAAAAACTTATAAGAAGCGACGGGTTAAGGCTTGACGGTAGGAAACTTGATGAATTGAGACCTATAAAATTTGAAGTAGGTATTCTAAGCCAAGCCGACGGCTCAGCGTACGTGGAGCATGGAAGGAATAAAATAATCGCGGCTGTTTACGGCCCGCGTGAATTACATCCTAAACACTTAGCACTCCAAGATAGAGCTTTACTGAGATGCCTGTATAGAATGGCTACATTCTCAGTTTCAGAGCGTAAAAGCCCCGCGCCTAGTAGGAGAGAAGCGGAGCTATCTACTATAATCACCCAAGCGCTTCAACCAGCGATTTTCTTAGAATACTATCCGCGAACATCAATAGACGTTTACATAGAGATAATTGAAGCTGACGGTGGAACCAGATGCGCTAGCATCAACGCCGCTAGCTTAGCTTTAGCCGACGCCGGTATACCTTTAAGAGATCTAGTCGCCGCTTGTGCGGTTGGAAAAGCTGACGGGCAAATAATACTAGACTTAAACGATTTAGAAGATAAATATGGTGAAGCTGATATGCCTATGGCGATGTTATACCGCAGAGGCGACGTAACATTACTGCAAATGGACGGCCAGTTTACAATCGACGAGTTTAATAAGGCTCTAGAGCTTGGTAAAACAGGTATCAGTAAAATATATCAGCTTCAAAAAGACGCTTTAAGAAACAAGTATCTTTCAATAAGGGGCGAGGTCGCGGATGAATCAGAGGTTAAAATTGAAATAAGCAAAGAGGTTGAAGAAGATGAGTGA
- a CDS encoding Brix domain-containing protein translates to MSLITTSRHPSVKARILIRDLSHVLPCCVRINRGKANLLTLIAQTIQSGKHTLIIVDSKRSTPSSINIIRIHDNTTILNKSVLVISDFEEKKSISNLRVPEKTSHYYIIDRETPAELTEKISRILEDLEVKRISVEELENINGIIFYLKWEGNAVILKFYLAPSMSELGPRIKIKDVF, encoded by the coding sequence ATGAGTTTAATCACAACTTCACGGCACCCTTCAGTTAAGGCTAGAATTCTTATCAGAGATTTGTCTCATGTTTTACCATGCTGCGTCAGAATTAACCGTGGTAAAGCGAATCTACTCACATTAATCGCACAGACCATTCAGAGCGGGAAGCATACGCTGATAATAGTTGACTCTAAGAGAAGCACTCCTTCATCTATTAATATTATTCGAATACACGATAATACAACTATTCTAAACAAGAGTGTTTTGGTTATATCTGATTTTGAAGAGAAAAAATCTATCAGCAACCTGAGAGTCCCTGAAAAAACCTCCCACTACTATATCATCGACAGAGAAACCCCAGCGGAGTTAACGGAGAAAATAAGCCGGATACTTGAAGATCTTGAAGTTAAAAGAATCAGCGTTGAAGAATTAGAAAACATTAACGGGATCATCTTCTACCTTAAATGGGAGGGAAACGCGGTAATACTTAAATTCTACTTAGCACCTTCAATGAGTGAGCTTGGACCTAGAATTAAAATAAAAGATGTATTTTAA
- a CDS encoding energy-coupling factor ABC transporter ATP-binding protein, translated as MPMIEFENVSFKYSDSTNYAIKDINLKIDEGEFVLLTGSTGCGKTTLIRCINGLIPHFHQGVLEGKITVNGYSTIDHTVAFLSTLVGVVFQNPENQLVSLSVLRELAFGPENMGLPREEINRRVLETAEKLKLKHLLDKTPIELSGGEQQRVAIASALTLKPKILLLDEPTANLDPKSAKAIIELLGALNRALNLTIIVIEHRLELLMDYVKRAILMENGRIIADGSPAEVLYSPEAERSGVNIPRLIRVFKKLRGNHLNLRVNPVTIREGVEALRKVSK; from the coding sequence ATGCCGATGATCGAGTTTGAAAACGTATCCTTCAAATACAGTGACTCCACGAACTATGCTATCAAAGACATAAATTTGAAAATAGATGAAGGAGAGTTCGTTCTTTTAACAGGCTCCACCGGATGCGGTAAAACAACGCTAATACGCTGCATAAACGGCCTGATACCCCACTTCCATCAAGGTGTTCTCGAAGGTAAAATCACTGTAAACGGTTATTCAACAATCGATCACACTGTAGCCTTCCTATCAACGCTAGTCGGCGTAGTGTTTCAAAACCCTGAAAACCAGCTTGTTTCCCTAAGCGTTTTAAGAGAGTTAGCCTTCGGTCCGGAGAACATGGGGCTGCCGAGAGAGGAGATAAATAGGAGAGTTCTTGAAACCGCTGAGAAACTTAAATTAAAACATTTACTAGATAAAACCCCTATCGAATTATCAGGCGGAGAGCAGCAGCGCGTAGCTATAGCTTCAGCTCTCACACTTAAACCTAAAATCCTCTTATTAGATGAGCCTACAGCTAACCTTGACCCTAAAAGCGCGAAGGCGATCATAGAATTATTAGGCGCACTTAACCGCGCTCTCAATTTAACAATAATTGTCATCGAGCATAGACTTGAACTTTTAATGGATTATGTTAAACGAGCCATCCTCATGGAGAACGGGAGAATTATAGCCGACGGATCACCTGCTGAAGTCCTCTATTCACCTGAAGCTGAGAGAAGCGGAGTTAACATCCCGCGTTTAATAAGAGTTTTCAAAAAATTAAGGGGAAACCATCTTAATCTAAGAGTCAATCCTGTAACGATTAGAGAAGGAGTAGAAGCTTTAAGGAAGGTCTCAAAATGA
- a CDS encoding energy-coupling factor ABC transporter ATP-binding protein, whose product MIEAINLSYTYPTGDTALRNISLKISDGELVAIMGPNGAGKSTLVKHFNGLLKPTRGEILVDGVSTSRLTVAELSRKVGFVFQNADHQLFAETVEKEIEFTLKNLGFHENLQELKIKALEEFDLLKYKDKSPFSLSGGERKRVALASVLCANPKTIILDEPTAGQDLVQKNNLLELIKRLHSQGRTVVIVSHDVEFIVDLNPRIITLVNGRILCDGGVNEVLTNKSILEYSSLTPPQITEFAWRISEELKPIPKNITTVDQLIEALKTHIIGGKL is encoded by the coding sequence ATGATAGAAGCGATCAACTTATCCTACACATACCCTACAGGGGACACTGCTTTAAGAAATATCTCATTAAAGATTTCAGACGGAGAACTTGTAGCTATCATGGGACCTAACGGGGCAGGTAAAAGCACCTTAGTTAAACATTTCAACGGCTTGCTTAAACCAACTAGAGGAGAAATTCTAGTAGACGGTGTAAGCACTAGTAGATTGACAGTGGCTGAGCTATCTAGAAAAGTAGGTTTCGTATTCCAAAACGCAGATCATCAATTATTCGCTGAAACAGTTGAAAAAGAAATAGAGTTCACGCTGAAAAACCTGGGGTTCCATGAAAATCTACAGGAACTTAAAATAAAAGCGCTAGAAGAATTCGACCTCCTAAAATACAAGGATAAGTCTCCTTTCTCTCTAAGCGGAGGGGAGAGAAAAAGAGTGGCTTTAGCTTCAGTGCTCTGCGCTAATCCGAAAACAATTATTTTAGATGAACCTACAGCAGGCCAAGACCTCGTACAGAAAAATAACCTACTAGAATTGATTAAGAGACTTCACTCACAGGGAAGAACAGTAGTAATTGTTTCACATGACGTCGAATTCATAGTCGATCTCAACCCTAGAATCATAACTTTAGTTAACGGAAGAATACTCTGCGACGGCGGAGTTAACGAGGTGCTCACTAATAAAAGCATACTAGAATATTCGAGTTTAACACCACCTCAGATAACCGAATTCGCTTGGCGGATCTCCGAGGAGTTGAAGCCGATACCGAAGAATATTACCACAGTGGACCAATTAATTGAAGCTTTAAAAACTCACATCATAGGGGGGAAGCTATGA
- a CDS encoding DUF3194 domain-containing protein: MKTITSDELADVISRVEENIRNYIESKINKKLINSLDILIDVELDETLEVNVEIELDAGSLSEKYQSLVEESVDLAHKMLEEELRG, encoded by the coding sequence ATGAAAACTATTACTTCAGACGAACTGGCAGATGTTATCAGCAGAGTCGAAGAAAACATCCGCAACTATATAGAATCTAAAATAAATAAGAAGCTGATTAACAGCCTCGATATTTTAATAGACGTGGAACTAGATGAAACGCTAGAAGTGAACGTTGAAATAGAATTAGACGCAGGATCTTTATCTGAAAAATATCAGTCTCTAGTTGAAGAAAGCGTTGATCTAGCTCATAAAATGTTAGAGGAAGAATTGCGAGGTTAG
- a CDS encoding prefoldin subunit beta, whose translation MSSPEIPESIQQDLIKLQQLQQQYELVLAQRTQMEIQLKETEFALAELSKLEGEPIVYKSVGPLLMRGSKAQFETELNESKETLELRVKALLKQEEQLRKQVQELSLKIQAQLKSGQSPPSN comes from the coding sequence ATGTCTTCACCTGAAATACCGGAATCAATTCAGCAGGATCTTATAAAATTACAGCAACTACAGCAACAATATGAATTAGTGCTCGCACAGCGCACTCAAATGGAGATTCAGCTTAAAGAAACAGAGTTCGCTTTAGCTGAGCTAAGTAAATTAGAGGGCGAACCTATAGTCTATAAATCAGTAGGCCCTCTTTTAATGAGGGGTAGTAAAGCACAGTTCGAAACTGAGTTGAATGAGTCGAAGGAAACACTTGAGCTTAGAGTGAAAGCCCTTCTAAAACAAGAAGAGCAGTTGAGGAAACAGGTTCAAGAATTAAGTTTAAAAATTCAAGCCCAGCTGAAATCAGGTCAAAGCCCTCCAAGTAATTGA